Proteins encoded by one window of Bacteroidia bacterium:
- the ffh gene encoding signal recognition particle protein, whose protein sequence is MFENLSDKLEKAFKNLKGQGKITEINVAETLKEVRRALLDADVNYKVAKQFTDTIKEKALGQNVLTAVSPGQLLVKIAHDELATLMGGQMTDIQLKGNPSVILMSGLQGSGKTTLSGKLANFLKSKKGKTPLLVACDVYRPAAIDQLKVLGEQIGVEVYSEVENKNPVEIARHAIKQAKQNGNNVVVVDTAGRLAIDEQMMNEIAALKNAIEPDEILFVVDSMTGQDAVNTAKAFNDRLNFDGVVLTKLDGDTRGGAALSIRSVVNKPIKFVGTGEKMDALDVFHPERMADRILGMGDIVTLVEKAQEQFDEKQAAELQKKFAKNQFNFNDFLSQLQQIKKMGNIKDLVSMIPGVGKAVKDMDIDNNAFKSIEAIIQSMTPAERANPDLINGNRKKRIAAGSGTGIPEVNKLIKQFEDMRKMMKMMTTGNMKNMMRNMPGMRR, encoded by the coding sequence TTAAGTGATAAGTTAGAAAAGGCGTTTAAGAACCTCAAAGGGCAGGGAAAGATAACAGAGATTAACGTTGCCGAAACGCTAAAAGAAGTTAGAAGGGCATTGTTAGATGCTGACGTAAATTATAAAGTAGCTAAACAATTTACGGATACAATTAAAGAGAAAGCTTTAGGTCAAAATGTGTTGACGGCTGTTTCACCGGGTCAGTTGTTGGTTAAAATTGCTCATGATGAATTGGCTACTTTAATGGGTGGCCAGATGACGGATATACAATTAAAAGGAAATCCTTCTGTTATTCTGATGTCGGGATTACAAGGCTCCGGTAAGACTACCTTATCTGGAAAGTTGGCTAATTTTTTAAAGTCCAAGAAAGGAAAAACGCCATTGTTAGTGGCATGCGATGTTTACAGACCTGCTGCCATTGATCAGTTGAAAGTTTTGGGAGAACAGATAGGTGTAGAAGTTTATTCTGAAGTAGAAAATAAAAATCCGGTAGAAATTGCACGTCATGCCATAAAACAAGCAAAGCAAAATGGAAACAATGTAGTTGTTGTTGACACTGCAGGACGTTTAGCAATAGACGAGCAGATGATGAATGAGATTGCTGCTTTGAAAAATGCAATCGAACCTGATGAAATTTTGTTTGTTGTTGACAGCATGACCGGTCAGGATGCAGTGAATACGGCAAAAGCATTTAATGACCGATTGAATTTTGATGGAGTTGTATTAACAAAACTAGATGGCGATACACGCGGTGGTGCTGCACTATCTATTCGTTCTGTTGTAAATAAGCCAATAAAGTTTGTCGGTACCGGAGAGAAGATGGATGCTTTAGATGTTTTTCATCCAGAACGTATGGCCGATCGTATTTTAGGTATGGGCGACATTGTGACGTTGGTAGAAAAAGCACAGGAACAATTTGATGAAAAACAAGCTGCCGAATTACAGAAAAAGTTTGCCAAAAATCAGTTTAATTTTAATGATTTCCTTTCGCAGTTACAGCAGATCAAAAAAATGGGGAACATAAAAGACCTTGTTTCAATGATACCCGGAGTTGGCAAGGCAGTTAAAGACATGGATATAGACAATAATGCTTTTAAAAGTATTGAAGCTATCATTCAGTCAATGACACCGGCAGAGCGCGCCAATCCTGATTTGATTAACGGAAATAGAAAGAAAAGAATTGCAGCAGGTAGTGGAACAGGTATTCCTGAGGTAAATAAATTGATTAAACAGTTTGAAGATATGCGCAAGATGATGAAGATGATGACCACAGGCAATATGAAAAACATGATGCGCAATATGCCCGGAATGAGAAGATGA
- a CDS encoding tetrahydrofolate dehydrogenase/cyclohydrolase catalytic domain-containing protein yields MTIIDGKQTAEEYKATLKQEVKEFVAKGKRPPCLAILLIGNNGASETYVANKLKTCHDVGFSASLYRFENTVSENEVLTCINELNFNSNVDGIIVQSPFPNHISPQKINEAIHPAKDVDGFHPMNAGRLQQNKPCYIAATPKGIMQLIEKYKIETQGKHCVVVGRSNIVGMPMSILLSRNSKPGNCTVTICHSKTVDLASYTKRADILIAAIGSPELITADMIKEGAVVFDVGITRVADKTAKSGYRLKGDIKYDETAPKSSYITPVPGGVGPMTIIGLLQNTLLAAKNAIYN; encoded by the coding sequence ATGACAATAATAGATGGTAAGCAAACAGCTGAAGAGTATAAAGCTACTCTTAAACAAGAGGTAAAAGAGTTTGTTGCAAAGGGCAAACGCCCTCCTTGTTTAGCTATATTGCTCATTGGCAATAATGGTGCAAGCGAAACTTATGTTGCCAATAAACTAAAGACTTGCCATGATGTTGGATTTAGTGCATCTCTTTATCGTTTTGAAAATACAGTGAGTGAAAACGAAGTATTAACCTGCATCAATGAGCTCAATTTTAATTCAAATGTTGATGGTATTATTGTTCAATCACCATTTCCAAATCATATTTCACCACAGAAAATAAATGAAGCTATTCATCCTGCAAAAGATGTTGATGGATTTCATCCAATGAATGCAGGCAGACTACAACAGAACAAACCATGTTACATTGCAGCAACACCCAAGGGCATAATGCAGTTAATTGAAAAGTATAAAATTGAAACTCAGGGTAAGCATTGTGTTGTTGTTGGTCGCAGCAATATAGTTGGAATGCCTATGAGTATTTTATTGAGTAGAAACAGTAAGCCCGGGAATTGTACCGTTACAATCTGCCATAGCAAGACAGTTGATCTTGCATCATACACAAAGCGTGCTGATATTTTAATTGCAGCAATTGGTTCACCGGAACTGATAACAGCAGATATGATTAAAGAAGGTGCAGTTGTGTTTGATGTTGGGATAACACGTGTGGCAGACAAGACTGCAAAAAGTGGTTACAGGCTAAAAGGCGATATTAAGTATGATGAAACGGCACCAAAGAGTAGTTATATTACACCGGTTCCAGGAGGTGTAGGACCGATGACAATTATAGGATTATTGCAAAACACCTTGCTTGCGGCAAAAAATGCCATCTACAATTAA
- the argS gene encoding arginine--tRNA ligase, whose translation MIFEQELATITNEALKELFNFEPDESLLTYTQTRKEFDGDFTIVVFPFVRQSKKSPEETGRLIGEYLIKHASFISNYNVIKGFLNITISNEQWLKKIATAFADPDYGFSKADNSKPVIVEYASPNTNKPIHLGHLRNILLGYSVSLLLKATGRNVKRVSIINDRGVHICKSMLAWKKFGNGETPQSSGMKGDHLVGKYYVEFDKQYKKQVSEMIAAGIAKDKAERNAPLMQEVRQMLIDWEQGNEKVRDLWKMMNGWVYEGFDVTYNRLGVDFDKTYYESETYLLGKKIVEEGLSKGVFYKKDDNSVWVDLTSDGLDEKIVQRSDGTSVYITQDLGTAVLRHDEYDFDSKIYVVGNEQDYHFKVLFLILKKLGNEWADKLYHLSYAMVDLPSGKMKSREGTVVDADDLMDEITTAAAEETSKLGKVEEFSNDELKQLYETLGFGALKYFILKVDPEKRMLFNPAESVEIHGNTGPYIQYVHARICSVIKRASQIQQLSGYKNMALEAVVNMNDKERELAINILRFKETVENAAEKFSPAIVANYVYELAKNFNQFYHENSIISESELETSCFRLCLADACALTIEKSLNLLGIIAPERM comes from the coding sequence ATGATTTTTGAACAGGAATTAGCTACCATTACAAACGAGGCATTAAAAGAGCTTTTTAATTTTGAGCCTGATGAAAGTCTTTTAACTTATACACAAACACGCAAAGAGTTTGATGGAGATTTTACTATAGTTGTTTTCCCTTTTGTTCGTCAATCAAAAAAATCACCTGAAGAAACAGGAAGATTGATTGGTGAATATTTAATCAAGCATGCATCTTTTATCAGCAATTACAATGTCATAAAAGGATTTTTAAATATTACAATAAGTAATGAGCAATGGCTTAAGAAAATTGCAACTGCATTTGCCGATCCTGATTATGGTTTTTCTAAAGCCGATAATTCCAAGCCTGTAATAGTAGAGTATGCATCTCCAAATACAAACAAGCCCATACACCTTGGGCATTTACGCAATATACTTTTAGGTTATTCAGTTTCACTGTTACTTAAAGCAACAGGACGAAATGTAAAACGAGTGAGTATCATCAACGACCGTGGTGTACACATTTGCAAATCAATGCTGGCATGGAAAAAGTTTGGTAATGGTGAAACACCACAATCATCAGGCATGAAAGGTGATCACCTTGTAGGAAAGTATTATGTTGAATTCGATAAGCAATATAAAAAGCAAGTTTCAGAAATGATTGCTGCAGGTATTGCGAAAGATAAAGCAGAAAGGAATGCACCATTAATGCAGGAAGTCAGACAGATGTTGATAGATTGGGAGCAAGGGAATGAAAAAGTACGGGATTTATGGAAGATGATGAATGGTTGGGTGTATGAAGGTTTTGATGTTACCTATAACAGATTAGGTGTTGATTTTGACAAGACCTATTATGAGTCAGAGACCTATCTGTTAGGCAAGAAAATAGTTGAAGAAGGACTGTCGAAAGGTGTATTTTATAAAAAAGATGACAACAGTGTTTGGGTTGATTTAACGAGTGATGGTTTAGATGAAAAAATAGTGCAGCGTTCTGACGGGACATCAGTTTATATTACGCAGGATTTAGGTACTGCAGTATTGCGTCACGATGAGTATGATTTTGACTCTAAAATTTATGTTGTAGGCAATGAGCAGGATTATCATTTTAAAGTATTGTTTCTGATACTGAAAAAATTGGGAAATGAATGGGCTGATAAGCTCTATCATTTGAGTTATGCAATGGTTGATTTGCCAAGTGGTAAAATGAAATCACGTGAAGGGACTGTTGTTGATGCAGATGATTTGATGGATGAAATAACTACAGCTGCCGCTGAAGAAACAAGTAAATTAGGAAAGGTTGAAGAATTTAGCAACGATGAACTAAAGCAGCTTTATGAAACGCTAGGTTTTGGTGCATTAAAATATTTTATTTTAAAGGTTGACCCTGAAAAAAGAATGTTGTTTAATCCTGCTGAAAGTGTAGAGATACATGGGAATACCGGTCCATACATTCAGTATGTGCATGCAAGAATTTGCTCTGTAATAAAACGTGCATCGCAAATACAACAACTGAGCGGCTATAAAAACATGGCATTGGAGGCAGTTGTTAATATGAATGATAAAGAGCGTGAACTTGCGATAAATATTCTCCGCTTTAAAGAGACTGTTGAGAATGCAGCAGAAAAATTTTCTCCGGCAATTGTTGCAAATTATGTTTATGAGCTGGCAAAAAACTTTAATCAGTTCTATCACGAAAATTCAATTATATCAGAGAGTGAATTAGAAACAAGTTGTTTCAGATTATGTTTGGCCGATGCCTGTGCGTTGACCATAGAAAAATCATTAAACCTTCTTGGTATTATAGCTCCCGAAAGAATGTGA
- the cmk gene encoding (d)CMP kinase, whose protein sequence is MIIAIDGYSSCGKSTVAKAIAKRLKLNYIDSGAMYRAVTLYFLQNNIPFSITDDVATDYSAILENIHIEFIRNEKSGLSEIYLNGKNIETEIRQMDVSDNVSYVSAIKSVRKKLVFMQQQMAAMGHLVMDGRDIGTTVFPNADLKIFMTASPEVRVYRRYHELIEKGIKVTPDEIRKNIELRDYEDTHREESPLRKPDDAIILDNTYLSRDEQVQFVLDAVANLKKAT, encoded by the coding sequence ATGATAATTGCTATTGATGGTTATTCATCCTGCGGGAAAAGTACTGTTGCAAAAGCCATAGCAAAGCGGCTTAAATTGAATTATATAGATTCAGGTGCCATGTATCGCGCAGTGACACTTTATTTTCTGCAAAACAATATCCCTTTCAGCATAACTGATGATGTTGCAACGGACTACTCCGCTATTCTTGAAAATATACACATTGAATTTATCCGAAATGAAAAATCCGGATTATCTGAAATATATCTAAATGGCAAAAACATTGAAACAGAAATCAGACAGATGGATGTTTCGGATAATGTTAGTTATGTGAGTGCTATAAAATCAGTGCGAAAAAAGTTGGTTTTCATGCAACAACAAATGGCTGCCATGGGGCATTTGGTGATGGATGGTCGTGATATCGGAACTACAGTTTTCCCGAATGCAGACTTGAAAATATTTATGACGGCATCACCCGAAGTGCGTGTTTACAGACGTTATCATGAGCTCATTGAGAAAGGAATAAAAGTCACCCCTGATGAAATCAGGAAAAATATTGAATTGCGCGACTATGAAGACACTCACAGAGAAGAAAGCCCTTTACGCAAACCGGATGATGCAATCATTCTTGACAACACCTATTTGAGTCGTGATGAGCAGGTGCAATTTGTTTTAGATGCAGTGGCTAATTTGAAAAAGGCAACTTAA
- the porQ gene encoding type IX secretion system protein PorQ: protein MRITTLIAVLLLPVCLKAQTGGSATFRFLDLPASARHAALGGNFISIRDNDLNTSFYNPAILNVDMDKQITFNYNPYFSGIKYGYTAYAHHIENIGTLAAGIQYVSYGKFERTDETAADLGTFSGGDYALNVSMSRPVGIDSVLFVGASLKFIYSHIDTYSAFGIAADLGVNYYSPDRLTSATLVLRNAGRQLKSYTDKNNEPLPIEIEAGITQKLAKAPFRFTLTYRHCEKWDLSYIDNNSQETDPLTGEVKEPEKASFGNKLLRHLIISNEILISKNFHLRMAYNFQRRNEMKVESRPAMVGISFGLGLKISKFHLSYGRSLYHLAGGTNSLSISTYLNDFKRKPKTTDS, encoded by the coding sequence ATGAGAATAACAACTCTGATAGCAGTATTGTTGCTTCCTGTTTGTTTAAAAGCTCAGACTGGCGGAAGTGCCACCTTTCGTTTTCTTGATCTGCCGGCATCTGCACGTCATGCTGCACTCGGTGGAAATTTCATATCCATTCGCGATAACGACTTAAACACATCTTTTTACAATCCTGCCATATTGAATGTTGACATGGATAAACAAATCACATTCAACTACAATCCCTATTTCTCCGGAATAAAATATGGCTACACTGCTTATGCTCATCACATAGAAAACATAGGAACACTTGCTGCAGGCATACAATATGTAAGCTATGGAAAATTTGAACGCACAGACGAAACGGCAGCTGACTTAGGAACATTTTCAGGTGGTGATTATGCATTAAACGTATCAATGTCAAGACCCGTTGGAATTGACAGTGTATTGTTTGTTGGTGCTTCACTGAAATTTATTTATAGTCATATTGATACTTACTCGGCTTTTGGAATTGCCGCTGACCTTGGAGTCAACTATTACAGCCCCGATAGGCTTACAAGTGCAACGCTTGTTCTCAGAAATGCAGGTCGCCAACTAAAATCCTACACTGATAAAAACAATGAGCCGCTTCCGATTGAAATTGAAGCCGGCATCACTCAAAAATTAGCCAAAGCCCCTTTTCGTTTTACTTTAACATATCGCCATTGCGAAAAATGGGACCTTTCCTATATTGACAACAACAGTCAGGAAACCGACCCTTTGACAGGCGAAGTTAAAGAGCCTGAAAAGGCATCGTTTGGCAACAAACTTTTAAGGCATCTTATTATCAGCAATGAAATTCTTATCAGTAAAAATTTTCATTTACGAATGGCTTATAATTTCCAGAGAAGAAATGAGATGAAAGTAGAAAGCAGACCCGCAATGGTTGGTATTTCATTCGGACTTGGTTTGAAAATCTCTAAATTTCACCTTAGCTATGGCAGAAGTCTTTATCATCTTGCAGGTGGTACCAACAGCCTTTCAATTTCAACTTATTTAAACGACTTTAAACGTAAGCCTAAAACTACTGACAGTTAA
- the glyA gene encoding serine hydroxymethyltransferase: MQKDKAVFKLIKEELARQRHGLELIASENFVSQQVMDAMGSCLTNKYAEGLPGKRYYGGCEVVDEIEQIAIDRAKTLFNATWANVQPHSGAQANAAVMLACLQPGDTILGFNLSHGGHLTHGSPVNFSGKLYRPTFYGVEENTGTIDYNKVEETALKEKPKLIICGASAYSRDWDYVALRAIADKINALLLADISHPSGLIARGLLNDPLPHCHFITTTTHKTLRGPRGGLIMMGKDFENPWGLKTPKGETRMMTALMDSAVFPGTQGGPLEHVIAAKAVAFGEALSDEYFEYCLQVIRNAKTMANAFVKKGYKVISGGTDNHLMLIDLRSKNITGKQAENALVRADITVNKNMVPFDTQSPFVTSGMRIGTPAMTSRGMKETEMNRIVELIDTVIMNHTNDLVIEEVKTTVNDMMEHFPLY; encoded by the coding sequence ATGCAAAAAGACAAAGCTGTTTTTAAACTGATTAAAGAAGAACTTGCACGCCAGCGTCATGGCTTAGAACTGATAGCATCAGAAAATTTTGTCAGCCAACAGGTGATGGATGCCATGGGCTCATGTCTGACAAACAAATATGCAGAAGGACTTCCCGGCAAACGATATTATGGCGGCTGCGAGGTGGTTGATGAAATAGAACAGATTGCTATTGACAGAGCAAAAACACTGTTTAATGCAACATGGGCAAACGTACAGCCTCATTCCGGTGCACAAGCCAATGCAGCAGTTATGCTTGCTTGCCTTCAGCCGGGTGATACAATTCTCGGCTTCAACCTTTCGCATGGTGGCCACTTAACGCATGGTTCGCCTGTAAATTTTTCAGGCAAACTTTATCGTCCTACATTTTATGGTGTTGAAGAAAATACTGGCACGATTGATTATAACAAAGTTGAAGAAACAGCTTTAAAAGAGAAACCTAAATTAATTATCTGCGGTGCATCTGCCTACTCTCGCGATTGGGATTATGTAGCACTACGTGCCATTGCCGATAAAATTAATGCATTGCTGCTTGCCGACATTTCACATCCATCAGGACTTATTGCACGAGGATTACTCAATGATCCACTGCCCCACTGTCATTTTATAACCACCACAACCCATAAAACTTTGCGTGGTCCACGAGGTGGCTTAATCATGATGGGCAAAGATTTTGAAAACCCATGGGGACTAAAAACTCCAAAGGGTGAAACACGTATGATGACTGCCTTAATGGACAGTGCAGTTTTTCCCGGCACACAAGGTGGACCATTAGAACATGTTATAGCAGCTAAAGCTGTTGCATTTGGCGAAGCTTTAAGTGATGAGTATTTTGAATATTGCCTGCAAGTAATTCGAAATGCTAAAACTATGGCTAATGCCTTTGTAAAAAAAGGATATAAAGTGATTTCCGGAGGAACAGACAATCATTTAATGTTGATTGACCTTCGTTCTAAAAACATAACCGGAAAACAAGCTGAAAATGCCTTGGTGCGTGCAGACATTACCGTTAACAAAAACATGGTGCCCTTTGACACACAGTCTCCTTTTGTGACTTCAGGAATGCGCATTGGAACACCTGCAATGACATCACGTGGCATGAAAGAAACAGAAATGAATCGTATTGTTGAATTGATAGATACTGTAATTATGAATCATACAAATGACTTGGTGATTGAAGAAGTAAAAACCACTGTCAACGACATGATGGAACATTTTCCGCTTTATTAA
- a CDS encoding aminopeptidase P family protein: MKYNSINNKLFVDNRKKFTAELKPKSIAIFQSNDEMPRSGDQNFTFRQNADLFYLSGIDQEESILVIFPDAPLPQYKEILFVRKTNERIAIWEGHKYTKEEAQATSGIKHIYWTEEFNAVVPMLMHHAENVYVNINENDRHATEVPYRDMRFAREWKNRFPAHNFERLGQIMAKLRSRKHEIEIQLISEAIKHTESALRRVLKFMKPGVMEFEVEAEIIHEFVRNRCNGHAYSPIIASGASACVLHYNENNKPCKDGDLVLMDFGAEYANYAADLTRTIPVNGKFTPRQKEVYEAVLRVMKAATKLLVPGNFIEKYHAEVGKMMEEELLNLKLITKDDIKNQNPEWPAYKKYFMHGTSHFLGLDVHDVGNKYQAMQAGMVFTCEPGIYIPEENIGIRIENNILITDKAPVDLMATMPVEVSDIESLMRK; encoded by the coding sequence ATTAAATACAATTCCATCAACAATAAATTATTTGTTGACAACCGGAAAAAATTTACAGCAGAATTAAAACCAAAATCTATTGCCATATTTCAATCTAATGATGAGATGCCACGCAGTGGCGATCAGAATTTTACATTTCGTCAGAATGCAGATTTGTTTTACCTCTCCGGTATTGATCAGGAAGAAAGTATTTTAGTCATATTTCCAGACGCACCACTACCTCAGTACAAGGAGATTCTGTTTGTCAGAAAAACCAATGAGCGCATTGCCATCTGGGAGGGACATAAATATACTAAAGAAGAAGCGCAGGCAACATCAGGCATAAAGCATATTTACTGGACAGAGGAATTTAATGCTGTTGTACCCATGCTGATGCATCATGCGGAGAATGTGTATGTCAACATTAATGAAAATGATCGTCATGCTACTGAAGTACCTTATAGAGATATGCGTTTTGCCCGTGAATGGAAAAACCGTTTTCCTGCTCATAACTTTGAGCGACTTGGTCAGATAATGGCAAAGCTGCGCTCGCGTAAGCACGAAATTGAAATTCAGTTAATCAGTGAAGCCATTAAACATACCGAATCTGCACTCAGAAGGGTTTTAAAATTTATGAAACCCGGTGTGATGGAGTTCGAAGTGGAAGCAGAAATTATTCATGAGTTTGTACGTAATCGTTGTAATGGTCATGCATACAGTCCTATAATTGCTTCCGGTGCTTCTGCCTGTGTTTTGCACTATAATGAAAACAACAAACCTTGTAAAGATGGCGATTTGGTTCTAATGGATTTTGGTGCCGAATACGCCAACTATGCGGCAGACTTAACAAGAACCATTCCTGTGAATGGAAAATTTACACCAAGACAAAAAGAAGTGTATGAAGCTGTTTTGAGAGTGATGAAAGCAGCAACTAAACTCCTTGTGCCTGGCAACTTTATTGAAAAATATCATGCCGAAGTTGGTAAAATGATGGAGGAAGAATTGTTGAATCTTAAACTCATAACCAAGGACGATATTAAAAATCAAAATCCGGAGTGGCCTGCCTATAAGAAGTATTTTATGCATGGCACATCGCACTTTCTCGGACTTGATGTTCATGATGTAGGAAATAAATATCAGGCTATGCAGGCTGGAATGGTGTTTACTTGCGAGCCGGGCATTTATATTCCCGAAGAAAATATCGGAATACGTATTGAAAACAACATTCTCATTACCGATAAAGCACCTGTTGACCTGATGGCTACAATGCCTGTTGAAGTAAGTGACATTGAATCATTGATGCGTAAATAA
- a CDS encoding GNAT family N-acetyltransferase, whose amino-acid sequence MLRIEVFNSVKEIPVNDWQIINGENVIFTSLSYLLALEQSRPAGLQFRYVIVYNNEQAVATLCFQLLDVANKDLGGLLNLKDKGWLLQNLNKSINRLLFKCQTGKVNFLICCGSFFVSGEYGINVISKDVLPVIIQLFPEVRKKITATINNASVCGWMVKDFYNHTKVDQPLLEDGFFELPMDPEMILYIREQWQTFDDYLASLTTKYRVKANSIIRKIDNVEVISLNAQDILKYGDTLIKLYQNIQQKATVQMARVNIAYFEELLTFMPENFYVKAFNKEGKIIAFYCGFHHGGHHEAHFIGIDYSLNKTLSLYQNILYRFIEEAINHRSSNLYYGRTAMEIKSTTGAKAYPLHAYFNLSNTVLNRMVKPVVKRFTPEEWVARNPFRE is encoded by the coding sequence ATGTTAAGAATAGAGGTTTTTAATAGTGTGAAAGAAATACCGGTAAATGACTGGCAGATCATAAATGGTGAAAATGTCATTTTTACTTCATTATCATATTTATTGGCTTTAGAACAAAGCAGACCTGCAGGCCTGCAATTCAGATATGTGATTGTTTATAATAATGAGCAAGCTGTGGCAACATTGTGTTTTCAATTGCTTGATGTTGCCAATAAGGATTTAGGTGGACTTTTGAATTTAAAAGACAAAGGTTGGCTGTTGCAGAATCTGAATAAGTCAATCAACAGACTATTATTTAAATGCCAAACCGGCAAAGTAAATTTTTTAATTTGTTGTGGGAGTTTTTTTGTGAGTGGTGAATATGGCATCAATGTTATAAGTAAAGATGTGTTGCCTGTAATAATTCAACTTTTTCCTGAAGTGAGAAAAAAAATTACCGCTACAATAAATAATGCATCGGTTTGCGGCTGGATGGTGAAGGATTTTTATAACCATACCAAGGTTGATCAGCCATTGTTGGAAGATGGCTTTTTTGAATTACCAATGGACCCTGAAATGATTTTATACATCAGAGAACAATGGCAGACATTTGACGATTATCTGGCATCGCTCACAACGAAATATCGTGTAAAAGCCAATAGTATAATCAGAAAGATAGACAATGTTGAAGTAATCTCATTAAATGCACAAGATATATTGAAATATGGTGATACGTTAATAAAACTGTATCAGAATATTCAGCAAAAGGCAACAGTGCAAATGGCAAGAGTCAACATTGCATATTTTGAAGAGCTCTTAACTTTTATGCCTGAAAATTTTTACGTAAAAGCTTTTAATAAAGAAGGTAAAATAATAGCATTTTACTGTGGATTTCATCATGGAGGCCATCATGAAGCACATTTTATAGGAATAGATTACAGTTTAAACAAAACACTTTCACTTTATCAGAATATATTATATCGTTTTATTGAAGAAGCTATCAATCATCGGTCGTCAAATCTTTACTATGGACGGACAGCTATGGAAATAAAATCAACCACAGGTGCCAAAGCCTATCCATTGCATGCCTACTTTAATTTGAGTAATACAGTCTTAAATAGAATGGTGAAGCCTGTTGTGAAACGATTTACCCCTGAAGAGTGGGTTGCCCGAAATCCTTTCAGGGAATAA